The segment CCTAACTCCAATCCAGTACACACCATCTGTGATTTTTATTGCATCGGCTTTCATTTTTCATTCCTCCAAAGTGAAACAAAGATTCAAAGTACTAAAAATTTCAATAAAACATTATTGTACCATAAATATTATTAATTATTGCTGGAGTTACATATAATTTTTATGTTAAAAGAGGTTTAAGACAAATAATTGGGTTTAAAAAGAGTTTTAAAGATTTAATTTAATCAAAATTTAAAAATAATCCGTTTTAGTATACTTCTTTAAAAAATTATCCCAGAAATCCAATTAAGTAGGAAGTTAGGAAGTAAAGGGATGCAGAGATCAGGATACATGCAGGGATGGTGAATATCCAGGTTGTTGCTATATGTTTTATAACGTCCAGCTTCACAGTTGAAGTTCCTCTGGCAAGTCCAACACCAATCACAGAACCCACAAGGGTTTGTGTAGGGGATATTGGCATTCCATAGAATGCAAAAAGCAGTGTTATTGTTCCAGCAGAAATCTGGGCTGAAAAACCCCTTGTTGGAACGAGTTCAGTGATCCTACGACCTATTGTATCGGTTATACGATTTCCTGCAATTAAAATTCCAAGGACCAGTCCAAGGGCACCTAAAAATTTTATTGAAAAACCCATGCTGGAGCCAACAGTAACGTACAGCACACCTGTTGCAGCTGCAATATCTATAGCACCAACGCCTAAAGCTGCCAGTGAAGAACTTCCTATCTGAAGGTATGAAAAAACCTTCTCCAGCCTGTCCTTGTAGGAGATGTTTCTGTTTCCAGGCTTCAAAAGCACCCTCTTCAGTAGGAAGTAAACTACAAAACCAGCTGCAAGACCAATAAGTGGAGATGTGAGCCAACTGAGTGCTATGTAACCTGCAGTAACCAGGTTGAGGTTGTGCAATCCTGCGTATGCAATTCCATAACCCAAAACTGAACTTACAATGGCATCGGATCCAGATATGGGTATCTTCTTTATGAGGGTTATGGTTATCCAGATTCCTGCAGAAAGGGTTATAACAAAGGCACCCAGAATTGACATGAACTCTGGAGGCACGATACCGCTGCCAACAGTCTTTATAACGTTAGCTCCAAGGAAGATAGCACCGATAAATTCGAATAATGCCCCTAAGATAAGGGCATTTCTCATTTTAAGAGCTCCACTTCCAACAACAGTGCCCATTGAGTTTCCAATATCGTTGGCTGCAATGTTGAATGCCATGTAAACTGCAGTTACAATACCAATGATCAGCAGGAGTTCCATGTACAATAATTATGGAGTATAGATATAAAAATACTCTTTGCAATTCCTTAATCCTGAAATAAGCAGTATTCTCCCCATATAATCCCCATAGTTTTAACCAACATAGTATGAACGCGATCGCAAGGTTCAAATACTAAAAAGCACCAAGTTTAAATGGGCTAGACCGGAGGGTCAGGGGTCCTCTGTAAGCGCATATCCCCTATACGGCGCGGTTGAAGTTCAAGAGGCGGCAGGTTAACTGGGAAATGGCCCAGGATCTCGATGTAGAAACCTCGTCCCGCAGGATCAGTGGTGGCAGGGTTTCGGCTGTAGGGCCGGGGTTAACTGTCTTAACCACAGGAACGGATCAGGTCTGGAAAGAAGCAGTTCTACTGCGGACAGCTGATGCTTGTGGAGCAACGGGGTGGAGTCGGGTTTCTGGATCACCAGTTTTCAGGAGGCCTGTCCACTCTTGAACACGCCCACTTTTAAAAAAACCCTTTCAAAAAGGTTTCATTGAATCCTATTCCCTTTCATCAAATTTTTATGGAAGATTTAGGGCAAACTTTAAAAGGGAGTTAAATCTAACATTAAAATGATTCCAATTCAAAGAAGTTTTTTAAGGAACATTACTTTAAAAATATTCCTTTAAATATTGTTACTGTCGGGGTGGCCCAGCCTGGTACGGCGGTGGCCTGCTAAGCCACTGATCCCTTGGATCACCCGGGTTCAAATCCCGGCCCCGGCGCTTTAACCTATTACTCCTCATTTTAGCTACATAATCCCTTTAATATTAACCCTTTAATATTAATTTATTAATCAATTTATTTCAATTTTATTAAATTAATTCACTGATATTTCGTTTATTTACCAATTAAGTAATTATCTGAATTAATTACCCATATTCCCATGAAGTTTCCATTCAAATTATTTTAATATGAAATAAATTTTAATATGAAATAAACTGATTCTTATCTAATGGTTTGATTTCAATTTGGATACTGAAGAAATATAATAACTAAACCTAGTTTTTAAAACTCATTTTAGAATGTTTTATTCACAGATTCAACACATATTAATACTAGATTTATTTGTGAAATATCCTACCAAGAGAAGTTAAAAAAAAGTTGAATTTTTATAGAATGATCTGGGTGAAAAAAAATGGAAATCATGTACGTATTACCAGTTTTAGCAGTTTTAGTTTCGTTTTCACATCTTTTTATAAGTAAAAAACCACGAACCAAAGATCGGGTTGTGGAAATCTTTTTAATGTATTCTTTGGTTATATTGGTAGGTTTAAGTTCTATATGGGCATTTATGGGTCATGCATTTGCCTCAGCGGAGGTTGCAGCCTATATTGGTTGGCCTGCTGGAAGTCCATTCCAGTTTGAAGTGGCATGTGCAAACCTTGCCCTTGGAGTTATAGGAATAATGTGCCTGAAGTTCCGGGACAACTTCTGGACTGCAACAGTTACTGCGTTCACCATATTTTACTGGGGAGCAGCATACGGCCATGTAATGGACATGATCCAGCATGGTAACCATGCACCAGGTAATGTAGGAGCCCCAATTTACTTCGATATTATACTCCCTACCATCTTAATAGTTCTCCTTGTAGCCCATAAAATTCTTGAAAAAAATAACCAAAAACAGTAATTTCATCTTTTTTTATTCTTTTTGCCGTGATAATCAGAAGGATATTACTGAGTTTATAATAAAATTAAGATTATAACAAATTTCAAGGACAAAAAAAAGTAGGAATATAAAATGCCCAAACCCCTCCTCAACAATTTAAAAACCTTTGAAAGATTTAAAAATGATAAAAAAACTGCCATAGTAACTGATGTGGATGGTACCCTGAGTGAAATAGCTCCAACCCCGGGGGAAGCTGTTTTAACCCCCTCCATGAAGGAGGTTCTTCTAGAACTGTCAGAGAAATTCTATATGGTTGCAGTTGTTAGTGGAAGACCTGTTGAAGATGTTATGAGGATGATTGGAATAAAAGGGCTTTTATACGTTGGTAACCATGGTATGGAATACATGAAAAATGGGCTTATCCATGTTGAGGAGGATACAAAAAGGTACCTTCCACTTATGAATGAAGCAGCTTGCAAAATAAAGGCGGAAGAATCCTGCAATGTTGAAGGAGTTCTCTTTGAGGACAAG is part of the Methanobacterium aggregans genome and harbors:
- the otsB gene encoding trehalose-phosphatase, which gives rise to MPKPLLNNLKTFERFKNDKKTAIVTDVDGTLSEIAPTPGEAVLTPSMKEVLLELSEKFYMVAVVSGRPVEDVMRMIGIKGLLYVGNHGMEYMKNGLIHVEEDTKRYLPLMNEAACKIKAEESCNVEGVLFEDKGLCFSIHYRLCKDPSARKILLNTLKNMEELKDLQIKEGRKIIEIRPPAGYDKGKILEKIITEHDISKLLYLGDDVTDADAFRKLNELKSQGKVDGESIIILSGEVPSKIKEDASHFLESVDDVQNFFKWLLD
- a CDS encoding DUF6790 family protein, producing the protein MEIMYVLPVLAVLVSFSHLFISKKPRTKDRVVEIFLMYSLVILVGLSSIWAFMGHAFASAEVAAYIGWPAGSPFQFEVACANLALGVIGIMCLKFRDNFWTATVTAFTIFYWGAAYGHVMDMIQHGNHAPGNVGAPIYFDIILPTILIVLLVAHKILEKNNQKQ
- a CDS encoding inorganic phosphate transporter; its protein translation is MELLLIIGIVTAVYMAFNIAANDIGNSMGTVVGSGALKMRNALILGALFEFIGAIFLGANVIKTVGSGIVPPEFMSILGAFVITLSAGIWITITLIKKIPISGSDAIVSSVLGYGIAYAGLHNLNLVTAGYIALSWLTSPLIGLAAGFVVYFLLKRVLLKPGNRNISYKDRLEKVFSYLQIGSSSLAALGVGAIDIAAATGVLYVTVGSSMGFSIKFLGALGLVLGILIAGNRITDTIGRRITELVPTRGFSAQISAGTITLLFAFYGMPISPTQTLVGSVIGVGLARGTSTVKLDVIKHIATTWIFTIPACILISASLYFLTSYLIGFLG